The following proteins are co-located in the Gloeocapsa sp. PCC 7428 genome:
- a CDS encoding AraC family transcriptional regulator → MTISMSEQAADDLYQEMLAHAKYPDPRDDLDLLLHQPSWLSEGYVREIVLREGLELKIDNFQLCDRWEVTLPEEEGQLCFHFHLSGQHLDAFTEVTNLEYALYGSGLSPKQTIVGPCEYHSLEVIIWMQPEVLVSFIGKGGELPTELQHLIRQPNQQYYTRVGTISPAMQRILWQIIRCSYQGLHKRMYLEGKVLEVAALVLEEEQAVQQGRRSQNNLKPDYVDRIYRAREILKQNLHQPPSLMALARQVGLNDYSLKRGFRQVFGKTVFSYLHDYRMEQASQLLMSGDMRVTEVMQAVGFGDRKYFAAAFRKKFGVSPRDYLKIKF, encoded by the coding sequence ATGACAATTTCTATGTCCGAGCAAGCTGCTGATGATTTGTATCAAGAGATGCTTGCTCATGCAAAATATCCAGACCCCAGAGATGACCTGGATCTGTTGCTGCATCAACCGTCGTGGTTGTCTGAAGGCTACGTTCGGGAAATTGTATTGCGAGAAGGGCTAGAACTGAAAATCGATAATTTTCAGTTGTGCGATCGCTGGGAAGTTACATTACCAGAAGAAGAGGGACAGTTGTGTTTTCATTTCCATTTGTCAGGACAGCATCTTGATGCTTTTACGGAAGTGACTAACTTAGAATATGCGCTCTATGGTAGTGGTCTATCTCCCAAGCAAACTATCGTTGGTCCGTGCGAATACCATAGCTTAGAAGTCATAATCTGGATGCAACCAGAGGTTTTAGTGTCGTTCATAGGCAAGGGTGGCGAACTGCCAACTGAGTTGCAGCACTTGATTCGCCAACCAAATCAACAATACTACACCCGCGTGGGGACAATCTCGCCGGCAATGCAGCGTATTCTGTGGCAAATTATCCGCTGTTCGTATCAGGGGTTGCATAAACGGATGTATTTAGAAGGAAAAGTGCTAGAAGTGGCGGCGTTGGTGTTGGAGGAAGAGCAAGCAGTGCAACAAGGGCGGCGATCGCAAAACAATCTAAAACCCGATTATGTCGATCGCATCTATCGCGCCCGCGAAATTTTGAAGCAAAATCTACATCAACCGCCTTCGTTAATGGCATTGGCGCGACAAGTTGGCTTGAATGATTATTCACTCAAACGCGGGTTTCGTCAGGTGTTTGGCAAAACAGTATTTAGCTATCTCCACGATTATCGCATGGAACAAGCAAGCCAACTGTTGATGTCTGGTGACATGCGAGTCACTGAAGTAATGCAAGCGGTGGGGTTTGGCGATCGCAAGTATTTTGCAGCAGCTTTTCGCAAGAAGTTTGGCGTGAGTCCCAGAGATTATTTAAAAATCAAGTTTTGA
- a CDS encoding TonB-dependent siderophore receptor, with the protein MRGRLQLALMVMALSVLMASTAQAEGVKSSVPTLQGGIEEGNPQRSDRNQSVTTTKIQRLNEIELPATSVKDLFSQSSTPNTSSPIQITAVRAVPTPQGVEVVLETPFGEQLQVTNRSSDNNYIADIPNAQLRLPSGDAFTFRSEKPVDGVTEITVTNFDANTLRVTVTGETALPTVELFDSDTGLIVGVVTATSPTPPTSETPQEDDSIAIVVTGEQDGYWVPDASTATRTHTPLRDIPQSITVVPQQVLEDRNVRSVTEAVETVPGVVEGFSLSGVPGVGASIIRGFQQGTSDGGGSTLRNGFRDLGFWGLSAIGTVEQVEVLRGPASVLFGGLEPGGVINVITRQPLSEPYYNVALEVGNYGFFQPSIDFSGPLTDDDTVLYRFIAAYQSAESFQDFVNTDLFSIAPTITLNLGDQTAINLYYEYLETLVDSTELPGRLSDGSTIFPRDFYPGYPQFNSLEATTQRYGYTLRHEFSDSLQLRHAFAANNSDFDTQESSGTELADHRFLVIGNNSINDFSWNSYFAQIDLLGEFNTGSIEHQILVGFDYSNVANAQNFGFPTNPPPNLDISDPDYDNDDIPEPIYDRGENQDTIESYGVYVQDQIALLDNFNLLIGGRFDWISSIGEGDFRPGRTSDNSAFSPRIGLVYQPSDIVALYASYSRSFQPPPVFGLFNEGGGGEPFEPTRGTQYEVGVKTDWLDGRLSATLAAYEITRTNVVTPDPDPVLAARGFSVQVGEQRSRGIELDVTGEILPGWNMIVSYAYTDAEVTEDNSIPEGNQLTGVPENQASLWTTYTIQEGDLEGLGFGLGLFYVSDRQANLQNSFTLGDYFRTDAALYYRRDRFNAAINIRNLFDVEYFDAGLFRADPLTVTGSISWTF; encoded by the coding sequence ATGAGGGGTCGATTGCAATTGGCATTGATGGTAATGGCGCTGTCGGTTTTGATGGCTTCCACCGCACAGGCAGAGGGAGTAAAATCCAGCGTTCCCACTTTGCAAGGGGGAATTGAGGAGGGTAATCCACAACGAAGCGATCGCAACCAGTCTGTTACTACTACAAAAATTCAAAGACTCAACGAAATTGAGTTACCAGCAACGAGCGTCAAAGATTTATTTTCGCAATCCTCAACTCCTAATACTTCATCTCCCATCCAAATTACAGCAGTAAGAGCAGTCCCCACTCCTCAAGGTGTAGAGGTGGTTTTAGAAACTCCTTTTGGCGAACAACTGCAAGTGACAAATCGCAGTAGTGACAATAACTATATTGCAGATATTCCGAATGCACAATTGCGTTTACCCAGTGGCGATGCTTTTACATTTCGTTCGGAAAAACCCGTTGATGGTGTTACGGAAATAACAGTCACAAATTTTGATGCAAATACTCTACGAGTAACAGTCACAGGAGAAACCGCGTTACCCACAGTTGAGTTGTTTGATAGTGATACGGGTTTAATTGTTGGGGTAGTCACTGCAACATCCCCCACGCCGCCGACAAGTGAAACACCGCAGGAGGATGACTCAATTGCGATCGTAGTGACAGGTGAGCAAGATGGATATTGGGTGCCGGATGCTTCGACTGCAACAAGGACGCATACGCCGCTGCGCGATATTCCGCAGTCAATTACGGTTGTGCCACAACAAGTTTTAGAAGATCGCAACGTGAGAAGCGTAACCGAGGCTGTCGAAACTGTTCCTGGTGTTGTTGAAGGTTTTAGTCTTTCGGGTGTGCCTGGAGTAGGCGCTAGTATCATCAGAGGCTTTCAGCAAGGTACTTCCGATGGTGGTGGTTCAACCCTACGCAACGGCTTCCGTGACCTTGGTTTTTGGGGCTTATCTGCAATTGGCACAGTCGAGCAGGTAGAAGTTCTTAGAGGTCCTGCTTCAGTGTTATTCGGAGGGCTAGAGCCAGGTGGGGTCATCAATGTGATTACCCGACAACCCCTGAGCGAACCCTATTATAATGTGGCGCTTGAAGTAGGAAACTATGGCTTTTTTCAGCCCAGCATTGATTTCTCAGGTCCTCTAACTGATGATGATACTGTGCTGTATCGCTTCATTGCTGCCTATCAGAGTGCAGAGAGTTTTCAAGACTTTGTTAATACCGACCTGTTTTCAATTGCACCCACAATTACACTAAATTTGGGCGATCAAACGGCGATAAACCTATACTACGAATATCTCGAAACCTTAGTAGATAGTACTGAACTACCTGGTAGACTTTCCGACGGCAGCACCATTTTCCCCAGAGACTTCTATCCTGGCTATCCCCAGTTCAATTCTCTTGAGGCAACAACTCAAAGGTATGGCTATACACTACGTCATGAATTCAGCGATAGTTTGCAGTTGCGTCATGCATTTGCTGCCAACAATTCAGACTTTGACACTCAAGAGAGTAGTGGAACAGAACTGGCAGACCATCGGTTTCTGGTGATAGGGAATAACTCTATTAATGATTTCAGTTGGAACAGCTACTTTGCTCAGATTGATTTACTTGGGGAATTTAACACAGGATCAATTGAACATCAAATTCTTGTCGGATTTGATTACAGCAATGTTGCCAACGCTCAAAATTTTGGTTTTCCTACCAATCCTCCTCCCAATCTAGATATTTCTGATCCAGATTACGATAATGACGATATTCCAGAACCTATCTACGATCGTGGAGAAAATCAAGACACAATTGAATCCTATGGTGTCTATGTTCAAGATCAAATTGCTCTTCTAGACAACTTCAATCTATTGATTGGTGGTCGTTTTGACTGGATCTCATCAATAGGTGAAGGAGATTTTAGACCTGGTCGAACAAGTGACAACAGCGCATTTAGCCCCAGAATTGGATTGGTGTATCAGCCTAGTGATATCGTTGCGCTCTATGCCAGCTACAGCCGATCATTCCAACCTCCTCCTGTATTCGGTTTATTCAATGAAGGTGGTGGAGGTGAACCCTTTGAGCCGACTAGAGGCACTCAATATGAAGTAGGAGTAAAAACGGATTGGCTAGATGGAAGACTTTCAGCAACATTAGCAGCCTACGAAATTACCAGAACAAACGTAGTTACGCCTGATCCCGATCCGGTTTTGGCTGCGCGAGGTTTTTCCGTTCAGGTTGGCGAACAGCGAAGCCGAGGGATTGAATTAGACGTTACGGGCGAGATTTTGCCGGGATGGAATATGATTGTTTCCTATGCCTACACCGATGCAGAAGTTACGGAAGATAACTCGATTCCGGAAGGCAATCAATTGACAGGTGTACCAGAGAATCAAGCGAGCCTCTGGACAACCTACACAATTCAGGAGGGTGATCTAGAAGGTTTAGGATTTGGACTAGGTTTATTCTATGTCAGCGATCGACAAGCGAATTTGCAGAACTCATTCACATTAGGAGATTACTTCCGCACTGATGCAGCGCTTTACTACCGCCGAGATCGGTTCAATGCAGCAATTAATATCCGTAATCTATTTGATGTAGAGTATTTCGATGCTGGGTTATTCCGAGCCGATCCTCTTACCGTTACTGGCTCTATTAGTTGGACGTTTTAA
- a CDS encoding iron-siderophore ABC transporter substrate-binding protein — translation MSSAFGQVEVPLHPQRVVALDGSGILGSLLALGIKPVGYAPCRDCIGEDALSELVADVPVIGDIGQPSLEKILSLKPDLILAHKWQSQSYPLLSSIAPTVAINPSDEADFKKELKFLAQILHRSEQAEEIIAKYNDRIQKFREELGANLENKTVSILHLYGSRMTAYGPSATTYGQVMNDAGLQFIQAYKDLKNGYLDNISSETLPEWDADFLFLVIVYKEHKDLMSLQFLEQPIWSTLKAVQNKQVYAVDWASAGGPIGANRIIDDLYQYFADTSVQDSKTKPR, via the coding sequence GTGAGCAGTGCTTTCGGTCAAGTTGAAGTTCCCCTTCATCCCCAGCGCGTTGTTGCACTAGATGGCAGTGGCATTCTTGGTTCCCTGCTTGCATTAGGCATAAAGCCAGTCGGGTATGCACCCTGTCGCGACTGTATTGGTGAGGATGCACTAAGCGAATTGGTTGCTGATGTTCCCGTTATTGGTGATATTGGGCAGCCTTCTCTAGAAAAAATTCTCAGCCTTAAACCTGATCTGATTTTGGCGCATAAATGGCAGAGTCAAAGTTATCCACTCCTCTCATCGATCGCGCCTACAGTTGCAATCAATCCTAGTGATGAAGCAGACTTCAAAAAAGAGCTAAAGTTCCTTGCTCAAATACTACACAGAAGTGAACAAGCTGAGGAAATTATAGCTAAGTACAACGATCGAATTCAAAAATTCCGAGAGGAGCTAGGAGCAAATCTAGAGAACAAAACCGTATCAATTCTTCACCTTTACGGCTCACGAATGACCGCTTACGGTCCGAGTGCTACTACTTACGGGCAGGTTATGAATGATGCAGGCTTGCAGTTCATACAAGCTTATAAAGACCTTAAAAATGGCTACCTAGATAATATAAGCAGTGAAACTTTACCTGAATGGGATGCTGACTTTCTATTTCTTGTTATCGTCTACAAGGAACATAAAGATCTAATGTCATTACAGTTTCTAGAACAACCTATTTGGTCAACGTTAAAAGCTGTCCAAAATAAACAAGTATACGCAGTGGATTGGGCAAGTGCTGGAGGTCCGATCGGAGCAAATCGCATCATTGATGACCTCTACCAATATTTTGCTGATACGTCAGTACAAGATAGTAAAACTAAACCAAGGTAA
- a CDS encoding DUF5615 family PIN-like protein, which yields MSLIFFIDQCVPVSIGQFLREGGHRVLILKDYLPIESPDEIVIAKAQELAAILVSLNEDFGDIVTYPPANYSGIVSIQLRNHPEIIPRLMPGLLNYLSIHNDAEHYQGKLLIVEVNRIRIRE from the coding sequence GTGAGCTTGATATTTTTCATCGACCAATGCGTTCCTGTTTCGATTGGTCAATTTCTGCGGGAAGGTGGTCACAGAGTATTGATTTTAAAAGACTATCTTCCGATTGAGTCGCCTGATGAAATAGTGATTGCTAAAGCCCAAGAATTGGCGGCAATTTTAGTATCACTGAATGAGGATTTCGGTGACATTGTGACGTATCCTCCAGCCAATTATAGCGGTATTGTTTCAATTCAACTTCGGAATCATCCTGAAATTATTCCGCGATTGATGCCAGGCTTGTTAAATTATTTGTCTATTCATAATGATGCAGAACATTATCAAGGCAAGTTGTTGATCGTAGAGGTGAATCGAATTCGGATTCGAGAGTAA
- a CDS encoding DUF433 domain-containing protein, protein MPINWREYIVTDSDVLRGKPRVKGTRIPVSLILGYLAAGSTHEQILQEFPDLRREQILACLDYARDLASFEIIAS, encoded by the coding sequence ATGCCTATCAACTGGCGGGAATATATTGTGACTGATTCGGATGTGCTACGGGGCAAGCCGAGAGTTAAAGGAACTCGGATTCCGGTTAGCTTGATTCTGGGTTATTTAGCGGCGGGCAGTACCCATGAGCAAATTTTGCAAGAGTTTCCAGACTTAAGACGGGAGCAGATTTTAGCTTGTCTCGATTATGCTCGCGATTTAGCAAGCTTTGAAATTATTGCCTCGTGA
- a CDS encoding DUF4351 domain-containing protein encodes MSFDNLCKLLSEKYPAVFASWVLGTPQTEVKALKTELSIEPIRADYVTFLQVQGRILHLEFQTVIASTPPLPLRMLDYWVRLYWLYRLPITQVVVLLLPSAPETIIENSFNVETTRHEYRVLRLWEEDAAQFLDNPALLPFASLTATTQPQSLLQQVVQRVNQLEEVEQRSEISAYTQILAGLKYNKELIQRIFREGMMRESVIYQEILAEGEQQGREVEGRSLVLRQLNRRVGELPQDLRTQIESLSLEQLENLAEALLDFQSITDIDAWLAENR; translated from the coding sequence ATGTCGTTTGATAACTTATGCAAACTCCTATCTGAAAAATATCCTGCCGTCTTTGCTAGTTGGGTGTTAGGTACACCACAAACTGAAGTTAAAGCCCTCAAAACTGAATTAAGCATTGAACCAATTCGCGCGGATTACGTGACATTTTTGCAGGTACAAGGGCGCATTCTTCACTTGGAATTTCAAACTGTAATTGCATCAACTCCACCGCTACCGTTGCGAATGCTCGATTATTGGGTAAGGTTGTATTGGTTATATCGCCTTCCGATTACGCAAGTAGTAGTATTATTACTCCCAAGCGCACCAGAGACAATCATTGAAAATTCCTTCAACGTAGAAACGACTCGTCATGAATATCGCGTGCTGAGACTGTGGGAGGAAGATGCTGCACAATTTCTAGACAATCCCGCATTGTTACCATTTGCATCTTTAACCGCAACAACGCAACCGCAAAGTTTATTACAGCAAGTTGTACAACGAGTCAATCAACTGGAAGAAGTTGAACAACGTTCAGAAATTTCCGCTTATACGCAAATCTTAGCGGGGTTAAAATACAACAAGGAGTTGATACAACGAATATTTCGGGAGGGGATGATGCGCGAGTCAGTAATTTACCAAGAAATCTTGGCTGAGGGTGAGCAACAAGGACGGGAAGTGGAAGGGCGATCGCTTGTACTGCGTCAACTGAATCGGCGTGTAGGAGAGTTACCGCAAGATCTGCGAACTCAAATCGAATCTTTGTCGTTAGAACAATTAGAAAATCTGGCTGAAGCCTTGCTAGACTTTCAGAGCATTACAGATATTGACGCTTGGTTAGCCGAGAACCGTTAG
- the murQ gene encoding N-acetylmuramic acid 6-phosphate etherase, which translates to MIQAEGRGHLLTEQVNTNSRNLDQLSSLEFVELFNQEDQNAIAAVAATKHELAAAIDHTAQALHHGGRLFYIGAGTSGRLGVLDAAECPPTFCTSPELVQGIIAGGAGALVRSSEDLEDKAEDGYNAIAQRHITQLDVVVGITAGGTTPYVHGALQAARERGATTIFIACVPVEQVAADVDVDIRLLVGPEILAGSTRLKAGTATKLALNMLSTGVMVQLGKVYGNRMVDVAVTNTKLRDRAIRILHDLTGLDRAAAATLLEQSGNWVKLALLMHWTGVTKEEGDKLLAQHNGNLRAAVSSYKGV; encoded by the coding sequence ATGATTCAAGCAGAGGGGCGCGGTCATTTATTGACAGAACAGGTCAATACTAATAGTCGAAACTTGGATCAGTTGAGTTCCTTAGAGTTTGTCGAACTTTTTAATCAGGAAGATCAAAACGCGATCGCGGCTGTCGCGGCGACAAAACATGAACTCGCTGCGGCAATTGATCATACCGCCCAAGCCTTGCATCACGGAGGTCGCTTATTTTATATTGGTGCGGGCACAAGTGGCAGATTAGGCGTGTTAGACGCGGCAGAGTGTCCGCCGACGTTTTGTACTTCTCCTGAACTCGTTCAAGGAATTATTGCGGGTGGGGCTGGTGCTTTGGTACGCAGTTCCGAAGATTTAGAAGACAAAGCCGAGGACGGATACAATGCAATCGCCCAGCGTCACATTACGCAACTCGATGTTGTCGTCGGGATTACAGCCGGTGGCACAACTCCCTACGTCCACGGTGCTTTACAAGCCGCACGCGAACGCGGCGCAACGACAATTTTTATCGCCTGTGTACCTGTAGAACAAGTTGCTGCTGACGTTGATGTTGATATTCGCCTGTTGGTAGGACCCGAAATTTTAGCAGGTTCAACGCGCCTCAAAGCAGGCACTGCAACGAAGTTAGCCTTGAATATGCTTTCGACTGGGGTGATGGTGCAGCTAGGAAAAGTTTACGGTAATCGCATGGTAGATGTTGCTGTTACTAATACCAAGCTACGCGATCGCGCCATTCGGATTTTGCACGATCTCACAGGTCTCGACCGCGCTGCTGCGGCTACACTACTAGAGCAAAGTGGAAATTGGGTAAAGCTAGCGTTGCTCATGCATTGGACAGGCGTTACCAAAGAAGAAGGCGATAAACTTCTAGCTCAACACAATGGCAATCTTCGCGCTGCTGTTTCTAGCTATAAAGGTGTCTAG
- a CDS encoding DUF3110 domain-containing protein: MRVFVLLFNARTENEGIHTIRVGDRNRVLMFEAEDDATRFALMLEAQDFPSPTVEAMDAEEIKEFCESADYDWELIPEGGLALPPETNVKETDWQLETQSEEPDPDLDAIRRKLEGLL, from the coding sequence ATGCGTGTTTTTGTGTTGTTATTTAATGCCCGCACCGAGAACGAAGGTATTCATACGATTCGAGTCGGCGATCGCAATCGCGTTTTGATGTTTGAAGCCGAAGATGACGCGACTCGCTTCGCGCTGATGCTAGAAGCCCAAGACTTCCCCTCGCCGACGGTTGAAGCCATGGACGCTGAGGAAATCAAGGAATTTTGCGAAAGCGCTGATTATGATTGGGAACTGATTCCTGAAGGCGGGTTAGCGCTTCCTCCCGAAACTAATGTCAAGGAGACTGACTGGCAGCTAGAGACTCAATCTGAAGAACCTGATCCAGACTTAGACGCTATTCGGCGTAAATTGGAAGGACTACTGTAA